One genomic segment of Panicum virgatum strain AP13 chromosome 2N, P.virgatum_v5, whole genome shotgun sequence includes these proteins:
- the LOC120662009 gene encoding cytochrome P450 2S1-like isoform X2: protein MASSTSSCDATAVPFTLLGALLTAGPAAWPACVGGGRAFLRDYAQRGTNALLWAVLLAVTWVLLLRVAALLRLWALGSRIPGPRALLADPGLADVLRTGGDITGFLSKLHSSYGPVVRLWVGPSQLLVSVKDPTLVKEVLTKAEDKLALTGRTYNLACGRLGLFVSSFDKVKSTRESLKIFLNEKLTIGGGRNSFKVIDAILYRIDSSMSKDFLDSRSFSQHMAFNIIGATLFGDAFLD from the exons ATGgcgtcctccacctcctcctgcgACGCAACGGCCGTGCCGTTCACCCTCCTGGGCGCGCTCCTCACCGCGGGTCCGGCTGCCTGGCCGGCCTGCGTCGGCGGGGGCCGAGCCTTCCTCCGCGACTACGCCCAGCGGGGCACCAACGCGCTGCTCTGGGCGGTCCTCCTCGCCGTCACCTGGGTCCTTCTCCTCCGCGTCGCGGCGCTGCTTCGCCTCTGGGCCCTCGGCTCCCGCATCCCAGGGCCCCGCGCGCTCCTCGCCGACCCCGGGCTCGCCGACGTCCTacgcaccggcggcgacatCACCG GTTTCCTGTCAAAATTGCATAGCAGCTATGGTCCAGTTGTTCGCCTATGGGTAGGACCCTCTCAACTACTTGTATCAGTTAAAGACCCTACTCTAGTCAAAGAGGTGCTAACAAAGGCTGAAGACAAGTTAGCATTGACTGGTAGAACATATAATTTAGCTTGCGGAAGACTTGGTCTATTTGTGTCCTCATTTGACAAG GTCAAAAGTACGAGAGAAtctctgaaaatatttttgaatgaGAAACTTACAATTGGTGGCGGTCGAAACTCATTCAAAGTTATTGATGCTATCCTGTATAGAATCGACTCTAGTATGTCCAAGGATTTTCTGGACAGTAGATCTTTCTCCCAGCACATGGCATTTAACATCATTGGTGCAACTCTTTTTGGTGATGCCTTCTTGGATTAG
- the LOC120662009 gene encoding cytochrome P450 714C3-like isoform X1 — protein MMVAKDGCFWASYAVCPFWKPSYRRYRTLCAKLKILTESIIRKSRDQNSSVHHFDQRSYQKSEGMMTGHSLLGAAEGPHSSEEELCGNTIGLMLHGISTSANLIGSVLTRLTVFPKLQDQSFLQLHAEIVAACNESPELEVDDVLRMRLLLAAVRESARLLPAGPLLQRCSLKHDLTLGLGITVPAGAILVVPLHLIQMDSSVWGNDAGQFNPHRFLKKDIDLGDILAAPSGLNGMNLSSDCAKTESFLPFGSGSRACVGQKFVILAISILIASLLRNYEVQPHPSLSKEVGSEVDSSHFHHLPNSKIILTKRRI, from the exons ATGATGGTTGCAAAGGATGGTTGCTTCTGGGCTTCTTATGCAGTTTGTCCATTTTGGAAGCCTAGTTATAGGAGGTACCGGACCCTATGTGCTAAGCTGAAGATATTAACTGAGAGCATCATAAGAAAATCAAGAGACCAAAACAGTTCAGTTCATCACTTTGATCAGAGATCCTATCAGAAAAGTGAAGGAATGATGACAGGCCATTCTCTCCTTGGGGCTGCTGAAGGACCACATAGTTCAGAAGAGGAATTATGTGGAAACACCATAGGTTTGATGTTGCATGGTATTTCCACTTCTGCTAACTTGATCGGTAGCGTTTTAACAAGGCTTACCGTATTCCCGAAATTGCAAGATCAG TCCTTTTTGCAGCTACATGCGGAGATTGTTGCAGCCTGCAATGAATCACCTGAACTGGAAGTTGATGATGTGCTTAGGATGCGACTTCTACTTGCTGCTGTACGTGAATCTGCTCGCCTTTTGCCTGCAGGACCTCTTCTGCAGAGGTGTTCATTGAAACACG ATTTGACTCTTGGCTTGGGCATCACTGTGCCAGCTGGAGCAATATTGGTAGTTCCTTTGCATCTTATCCAAATGGATTCTTCTGTATGGGGCAATGATGCTGGCCAGTTCAATCCTCATCGGTTCCTCAAAAAGGACATTGATCTTGGAG ATATATTAGCAGCGCCCAGTGGCTTGAATGGGATGAATCTTTCCAGCGACTGTGCTAAGACTGAGTCATTTCTTCCATTTGGTTCTGGAAGTCGAGCATGTGTTGGCCAGAAGTTTGTGATTCTTGCGATATCGATATTGATTGCCAGTCTGCTCCGCAACTATGAG GTACAGCCTCATCCAAGTTTGTCTAAAGAAGTGGGCTCAGAAGTTGACAGCAGCCACTTTCACCATCTTCCAAATTCTAAGATCATCCTCACAAAAAGAAGGATCTAA